The segment GTCCGCCTCTGTTCCCGCCTTCATCAACATGCGCACACAACGAAGCTTAAAATTGTTGCTTTCGTTCACGCCTCCGCAAATCCGTTCAAAATTCAAGACCCATTCAGAGGCTTCATCATTTTCACTGGCAGAAAAAGGGGCAATAAGTTGCTTGACCATTCGGATGTCATCGATCATATAGTTGTCCATTACCATTAAAGCAGCcagtttcttctttttctcaGCCATCCTTATTGCGGCGTCAAGTAATTCTTCTTCTTTCATATCGTCGATCTGCTCATTTTCAGACACTTTTCCATCCGATTCAATATCCGATTTATTCACCGGACTTTCAGAAACTTCGTCCATTCCACCACTTATGGCAAGCTTACGAAGTTGCCTTAGTGTTGCGCTGGCTGGACAAATGATCTCCTTCTCCAGCAACCACTCTACAATTTTTTCTTTGTCAATGTTTGCCATGGTTTCCTCGGCCATTTATAAAATGTGGAAAATACTCGTTGTCGGGGATGCCAGTAGACAAATACTTATGTAGGCAGATACTTTAAAGGGCTACGATCCCACTTCTGAAGTTATTGGCGCAAAAGGTCCACGGATGTTTCGtgctttttatgattttatttttacttaATTCTTTTCAACCTCCTCGTCTTATCGATACCGCCAAAAGTGTTCATTCAACCCCAGCACCGATCACCCGTTCTCTCATAGTTCTGCGAACTAGAACTATCGGATGATAATTCATATCGATACTTACGATATTTCGTACAATGTTAATAGTAAATACAATTGTAGAGTTATAATACTAAACAATCTAACAATACTAAACAATCTAacaattttattatttttattgtatttactTTATTACTCAATTAAAATTTAGTTGGGACAcatttggtttttggtttttcatCTTGTATAATAGGTATGCTGTCATTTGTATCTGTTTAATCCTGTTTTCTCCTTCAGTTATCCACAAATATGTATCTGCCTTACACATTTGCTGGCTTAGATGCCTATAGATGCTGGTTTTCATATGCAATTCACTTGAATTTGACGTTGATCTTTAATATACTCGTAATTTCAATTCTCTCCGCTAGTTTACATTAATTAATTTGAATTTTAAACATTTATGTAGTGGCTTAGGCTGCCGGTTGCGGGCTGTAGCTTAAAAGTTTACCAATTCAACTTGCTCTAATACTTGTATTTGGTTTGTATAGTTATATAAGTATATGTGGTTCAGTTTCCCCGCTGTCTTTTTTGGGGCTTCCCTTTCGGCTAtatgtgtttttatacccgatactcaaaatgagtattggggtatattagatttgtggtaaaagtggatgtgtgtaacgtccagaaggaatcgtttccgaccccataaagtatatatattcttgatcagcatcaatagccgagtcgattgagccatgtctgtctgtccgtctgtccgtccgtccgtccgtctgtccgtctgtccgtccctattagcgcctagtgctcaaagactataagagctagagcaacgatgttttggatccagacttctctGATATggcactgctacaaaaatatttcaaaacttcgccccgcccacttccgccaccacaaaggacgaaaatctgtggcatccacaattttaaagatatgagaaaaccaaaaacgtagaattgtagagaatgaccatatctttaatgaccatattattattatagccagcatcaagaaaacaatttcattttttctcgccctgtctctctctaacacacacgtagcataggcggctttgcttagagtaaaacattagcgcctagatctcagagactacaaaagctagagcaacaaaatttggtatccacactcctaatatatcggaccgagacgagtttgtttcaaaatttcgccacacccccttccgcccccgcaaaggacgaaaatcaggggatattcaaaaatctcaaagactattaaggctatagtaaccaaatttggtatccgcactcctgttagatcttactataaaacgtgtatctcaaaatttcgccccattccttttcgcccacacaaaggacgaaaatctgttgcatccacaatattgcacattcgagaaaactaaaaacgcagaatcatagataatgatcatatctattagattgctgaatctggatcagatcagatcatttttatagccaaaaggaacaaatcaatttgcactggctacgcagcccccgacgtcacgctcagactgattttctgtctatctcgcacgcactctttgtcgtgtcgtttaatattagcggcgtagagttgcggtgtccgctgcaactcacaacgttccccctcgtttctctTGTTAAGTAGACAAATTGGTAATACCCTTGGTAGAAAAACGAAAATTGTGCCACCAGATTAGTTATCGCCTTTCGATTTGCTTTGGTTTATCCATCCATCAGTTtccatacatactcgtatttatatatatagagagaCCAGAGGCTGAAAAATTGTTGTGTGTTGACGTTTCGTAGCTGCTTCCTGTTGCTCGGATACCCCTAGTGTGAAACACCAACATCGAGTTTCATCGGTTATAATTCATGTTCTTCGTGTTTATGTTTTTATATATCTTCATGTAGGTACAATTACAATTCTTTGACTTTTGGCTTTGGCCAGACAAAACGGAAAAATGTTTTCCCAAAAATGTGTTCAGCATTTTCCTTGCATTTGTCGATTTGTCTACAATAAATGTTTATGGAACATCGTGCCTTTAATTACCATTTTTGTTATTGTAACATTTAGTATTACTTTGCAAATTCAACTTGTTTTCTTTTAACGTTTTTAGTTAGCTTTAGTTAAGGTTTAGTTACTGTTTTGGGATTGCTTTGGTAGATCCTAAGTTCGAAAAccgaaattaaatttaattaaatattaattaacTCAGTTTTTCCGATTaattgagaaactttcaaataGCAAGAAACGCCCGAAAATCAAACAATGCTCCCTTCAGCTCTTTAAAGCTAAGCAAAATCATCCTTATGGTAGCTAATATGTATTGTATAGTTATTATGAGATTTTCTTTGGTTTTCCATTAAGTTAAACGTACATTCACTTAAAAGATTACAACTGTGTGCCCTCGTCTCGATCGGCCTTTTGCACATTTACAATTTTCCCTTATTCGGGCTGGGTGTCCCTGCGTGTCTTGTGGCCGCGGAACGAGGCCTGGATCTTGGTGGCGGCCTTGTTCAACTCCGGATCGGTCAGATCTATGTCCAATTCCTCGGCCACCTTCTTGGTTATCTCCTGGATGTCCTCGTCCTCGGGCGCGTCCTTGTTGACCAGCTTGCGTGCCAAATGGCCACGGAATGTGGACTGAATCTTCAGTGCTGCATGGCAGAGCTCTAAGAGAAGGAAAAAAGAGTGAAAGAGAGTGGCTGTTAAGAGTGTTGCAACTGCTGTTGAGTGGCcagaaaaacacacacaaattttGGCTAAACTATATACAAAAGTTGTAAGAAACTTGTCGAGG is part of the Drosophila miranda strain MSH22 chromosome Y unlocalized genomic scaffold, D.miranda_PacBio2.1 Contig_Y1_pilon, whole genome shotgun sequence genome and harbors:
- the LOC108158199 gene encoding uncharacterized protein LOC108158199 isoform X3, encoding MKKSETKTVTNNGAAATAAGVEEAAGSSAEQTKAVLEAEFDPNDKELCHAALKIQSTFRGHLARKLVNKDAPEDEDIQEITKKVAEELDIDLTDPELNKAATKIQASFRGHKTRRDTQPE